A genomic segment from Triticum dicoccoides isolate Atlit2015 ecotype Zavitan chromosome 1A, WEW_v2.0, whole genome shotgun sequence encodes:
- the LOC119287848 gene encoding uncharacterized protein LOC119287848 — protein sequence MEHLVELYSGWEIQLLVLLSFTLQSFLFFAGRLRRRSSNSFLRLCLWAVYLGADLVAVYALGYLSKRQDVTIETNILTRTQPLAFFWAPFLLIHLGGQDTITAFAMEDNNLWLRHLLNLVMQVALALYVFWKSIGKHSADLLLAGSFVFVTGIIKYGERTWSLKCGSLQSLESSDALRYKMELPEGIAGDVGVVRAALDSMPFVLDVMAERNLLDLGREYMNKIDDPEQMIRMVRLQLGMIYDDLYTKSLVLRTRSGVILRCISQASVIVSFVLFHASSRDNYSKADIAITYSLFVGCFFFEVSSTFVSMLSPWTWAWLKVRRCDALASLWVFFCSDIGYPRTMKQQRWPNLIGQYNLHSWLTDSGPKQSIIMVVFRKLFVDLLGVKKKKIFWMSKLLDTGYVDVGSKIVECVAEEISLLTFDSDIDKPNEWPKIGSLLKEASELFANDFGMAIIWMQAVTELLLKKCESSHSDIEFHGTSEFGLMILVCRKLSKYVMYLFIHHPSMLPLSISPAPTLAQAHEVYDDFTKDSVELEVSKETVEEVARMWTRLLVYAAGKSKAAPHVALLSRGGELITFAWLIMAHCGFGDTRVRRLQLTNIDAHIVRELDFTPRHLFNLPMEDQISDSANRSKLDDENANGMTTKSDRFVVGSRSFP from the coding sequence ATGGAGCATTTGGTCGAATTATACAGCGGGTGGGAAATCCAACTTCTTGTACTGCTCAGCTTCACATTGCAGTCGTTCCTCTTCTTTGCTGGCAGACTGCGGCGCCGAAGCAGCAACAGCTTTCTCAGGCTCTGCCTCTGGGCAGTTTATTTGGGGGCAGACCTGGTAGCAGTGTATGCACTGGGCTATCTCTCTAAGCGCCAGGATGTCACCATTGAAACGAACATACTTACAAGAACCCAACCACTAGCTTTCTTTTGGGCACCATTCCTCCTCATCCATCTTGGTGGGCAGGATACCATCACTGCTTTCGCCATGGAGGACAACAACTTGTGGTTGAGGCATCTGTTGAATCTGGTGATGCAAGTTGCCCTAGCTTTATATGTTTTTTGGAAGTCCATTGGTAAACACAGTGCAGACCTTCTGCTTGCGGGTAGCTTTGTGTTTGTTACTGGAATTATCAAGTATGGAGAAAGAACATGGTCTCTCAAGTGTGGCAGCCTTCAAAGTCTCGAGAGCTCAGATGCACTGCGTTACAAAATGGAACTGCCTGAAGGAATCGCTGGTGATGTTGGCGTTGTTCGTGCTGCTCTGGATTCCATGCCATTTGTCCTTGATGTCATGGCCGAACGCAACTTGCTTGATCTCGGCCGAGAATATATGAACAAAATAGATGACCCTGAGCAAATGATACGGATGGTGAGGCTTCAGCTTGGCATGATATACGACGATCTCTACACTAAGTCTCTTGTGCTCAGAACACGGAGTGGAGTTATACTTAGATGCATCTCTCAGGCCTCGGTAATAGTTTCCTTTGTCCTCTTCCATGCAAGTAGCAGAGACAATTATAGCAAAGCTGACATTGCCATCACCTATTCGCTATTTGTGGGTTGTTTTTTCTTTGAAGTCAGTTCAACGTTTGTTTCCATGTTGTCACCTTGGACATGGGCATGGTTGAAGGTTAGAAGGTGTGATGCACTCGCCAGTTTGTGGGTTTTCTTTTGCTCTGACATCGGATATCCAAGGACGATGAAGCAGCAGCGGTGGCCAAATTTGATTGGACAGTACAACTTACATAGCTGGTTGACTGACAGCGGCCCGAAGCAAAGCATAATAATGGTTGTGTTCAGAAAGTTGTTTGTGGATTTGTTGGGTGTCAAAAAGAAGAAAATATTTTGGATGAGCAAGCTATTAGACACCGGTTACGTGGATGTGGGTAGCAAGATTGTGGAGTGTGTTGCAGAAGAGATTAGTCTCTTGACATTTGATTCCGATATTGATAAACCCAATGAATGGCCAAAAATTGGTTCCTTGTTGAAAGAGGCATCAGAACTTTTTGCTAATGATTTTGGTATGGCAATTATCTGGATGCAGGCAGTTACTGAGTTGCTTTTGAAAAAATGTGAATCTTCCCATTCAGATATAGAGTTTCATGGTACAAGTGAATTTGGTTTGATGATTTTGGTATGTCGGAAGCTATCCAAGTACGTAATGTACCTTTTCATTCACCACCCTTCCATGCTGCCGCTCTCTATCAGCCCAGCACCTACCCTGGCTCAGGCTCACGAAGTATATGATGATTTCACCAAGGATAGTGTTGAGTTGGAGGTAAGCAAGGAAACAGTGGAGGAGGTAGCACGCATGTGGACGCGGCTACTTGTTTACGCTGCTGGCAAGTCCAAGGCGGCGCCGCATGTTGCGCTGCTGAGCAGAGGAGGAGAGCTCATCACATTCGCATGGCTAATCATGGCCCACTGCGGGTTTGGGGATACTCGCGTTAGAAGACTTCAACTTACCAATATTGATGCCCACATAGTGAGAGAATTAGATTTTACACCACGACACCTCTTCAATCTTCCCATGGAAGATCAGATATCGGACTCTGCTAATCG